The nucleotide sequence CTCCATTTGTACTCTATTATAAAGGAGTACTTCCAAGTGAAAGCACATTTGAAAAATCACTTGCAATAGTTGGAGCAAGAAATCTTGAGAAAAACTATGGAACAGAGCTTGCATACAATATAGGAGAGTTTTTACTGGACAATGGGTGGTATAATGTTGGGTGCTTAGCACCAGGATGTGCTGAATACGGTCATAGGGGTAGTATTGGAGCAACAGGCGTGGTGTTAGGTCAGGGACTTGCAACAACGATTTTACCAGTTAAAAATAACGAACTTGCTCAGGAGATATTGGATAATGGTGGGTTTATTATGTCAGAGCTTCCACCTACTAAGAGAATCAATCCAGTGGCAGTAATAGCAAGGGACAGACTTCAATCAGGACTTACTAAGGGGATAATTGTTGTGGAAAGTTCAATAGGTTCAGGGACAATGTATGCAGTGAGATATGCTCTTAATCAGCATAAGAAGATATTCGTAGTAGATGCAGAAAAATTTGCAGATGAGGTAAGAGATTCAAGAGATATAAAGGGAAATGTGGAACTTTTAAATAGAGAAAAGGATCTTAGAACCAATGTAAACATCTCTATGGAAGAGAAAGAGAAGATAATTGGAGTAGCACAAAAAGAGGAACTTAAGAGATATCTTGATAATATAGAAGAGGAGACTCGTTTAGAAAAAGAGATGGAACTTGAAAAGGAGATTGCATAGAATACTTTGCACAGTTTTCTATAAAAATTAGTATCAGAACAAATAAAAATAATATTTAAATAAAAATACCTGGGAGTATCTTTATCCTGAAATGAGATAGAGAGACCTCAGGTATTTTATTTTAAACTTTTTGTAAATAGAATTTGCTAATATATTCCATAGAGAAACACCAGGTATTTTGTTTTAGCAGTTATAATTTTTGTGAGAAAAACCTGTCAAAGTCATCTACAGTTGTAAA is from Fusobacterium sp. DD2 and encodes:
- a CDS encoding DNA-processing protein DprA — translated: MYTREEMVVLSLMYSKVRKDGYIVSVFNHLLLSEVFKASLVENLSLFDRNNIRELVEIAVEKCSLRHPDKKFDNCAKELRGFLSAFNYRKAIREAKSELRTAKEHKIHLVTYLEDGYPEHLKNLEVPPFVLYYKGVLPSESTFEKSLAIVGARNLEKNYGTELAYNIGEFLLDNGWYNVGCLAPGCAEYGHRGSIGATGVVLGQGLATTILPVKNNELAQEILDNGGFIMSELPPTKRINPVAVIARDRLQSGLTKGIIVVESSIGSGTMYAVRYALNQHKKIFVVDAEKFADEVRDSRDIKGNVELLNREKDLRTNVNISMEEKEKIIGVAQKEELKRYLDNIEEETRLEKEMELEKEIA